A stretch of the Panicum virgatum strain AP13 chromosome 9N, P.virgatum_v5, whole genome shotgun sequence genome encodes the following:
- the LOC120690174 gene encoding protein FIZZY-RELATED 2-like isoform X1, producing MQLYLSLKSMTFGVFICIKCSGAHRSLGVHISKVCNLVWSKNVNELVSTHGYSQNQIIVWRYPTMPKLATLTGHTYKVLYLAISPDGQTIVNGAGDETLWFWNVFLSPNSQSSDSLSCIGEK from the exons ATGCAGTTGTATTTGAGTCTGAA ATCAATGACTTTTGGTGTTTTCATTTGCATCAAGTGCTCAGGAGCTCATAGAAGTCTTGGAGTACACATATCCAAG GTCTGCAATCTTGTGTGGTCAAAGAATGTAAATGAGCTTGTTAGTACCCACGGATACTCTCAAAACCAAATAATTGTTTGGAGATATCCAACAATGCCTAAG CTTGCCACCTTGACAGGCCATACATACAAAGTATTGTATCTAGCTATTTCCCCTGATGGACAG ACCATTGTTAATGGTGCTGGTGATGAAACACTCTGGTTTTGGAACGTGTTCCTATCTCCAAACTCTCAG AGTTCTGACAGTTTAAGTTGCATCGGAGAAAAGTAA
- the LOC120690174 gene encoding protein FIZZY-RELATED 2-like isoform X2, with product MTFGVFICIKCSGAHRSLGVHISKVCNLVWSKNVNELVSTHGYSQNQIIVWRYPTMPKLATLTGHTYKVLYLAISPDGQTIVNGAGDETLWFWNVFLSPNSQSSDSLSCIGEK from the exons ATGACTTTTGGTGTTTTCATTTGCATCAAGTGCTCAGGAGCTCATAGAAGTCTTGGAGTACACATATCCAAG GTCTGCAATCTTGTGTGGTCAAAGAATGTAAATGAGCTTGTTAGTACCCACGGATACTCTCAAAACCAAATAATTGTTTGGAGATATCCAACAATGCCTAAG CTTGCCACCTTGACAGGCCATACATACAAAGTATTGTATCTAGCTATTTCCCCTGATGGACAG ACCATTGTTAATGGTGCTGGTGATGAAACACTCTGGTTTTGGAACGTGTTCCTATCTCCAAACTCTCAG AGTTCTGACAGTTTAAGTTGCATCGGAGAAAAGTAA
- the LOC120692704 gene encoding calcium-binding protein CP1-like, with protein MCPTGRYLGLDLSAAGVGGDLRPAFDVLDADRDGRISREDLKAFYATAGGRFDDDDLAAMIAAADADRDGFVQYDEFKRLLAGRAAAGGAGGRSAMEDAFRLMDLDGDGKVGFEDLKAYLAWAGMPAADEEVRAMIRVAGGGDGDEGVGIEALARVLAVDLEGIAL; from the coding sequence ATGTGCCCCACGGGCAGGTACCTGGGCCTCGACCTCTCCGCcgcgggcgtcggcggcgacctGAGGCCGGCGTTCGACGTGCTGGACGCGGACCGGGACGGCCGCATCAGCCGGGAGGACCTCAAGGCCTTCTACGCCACCGCCGGGGGGCggttcgacgacgacgacctggcGGCCATGAtcgcggccgccgacgccgaccgcGACGGCTTCGTGCAGTACGACGAGTTCAAGCGCCTGCTGGCcggccgcgcggccgcgggggGCGCCGGGGGGCGGTCCGCGATGGAGGACGCGTTCCGGCTCATGGACCTGGACGGGGACGGCAAGGTCGGGTTCGAGGACCTCAAGGCGTACCTCGCGTGGGCCGGGATGCCCGCGGCGGACGAGGAGGTGCGCGCCATGATCCGCGTCGCCGGCGGAGGGGACGGCGACGAAGGCGTGGGGATCGAGGCGCTCGCCAGAGTGCTCGCGGTCGACTTGGAAGGCATCGCCCTCTGA
- the LOC120687553 gene encoding UPF0481 protein At3g47200-like, with product MERERDHGAAAASEENGFSYHDDAQVEAMQQRVDAAPPLGDDPYTIFRLPTAVRERHRDLYEPKVVSVGPYYHGRAGLGAAQQHKWRLLRDFLSRGKKDAGGLGAYVRAAREVEADARRCYAEGFGLGADEFAELLVLDGCFLLEFFLKKSEGQLAAPGGAKWAWHHMYHDVLLLENQIPFFVIEKLHGVAFAGEEGAERDALLDIFCKAFAGDLPSSRTIRPPSDKTIHHLLHLHYECNVRNPAADNDKGRNTIGDANNGASLAIWKQPAIPSPRSGEGAGRKGRLTSMIPPAAKMEEASVTFKRKATPRDVFDASFRYGVLHMPAFVIDEGAKVLLANLVAFEQGGGRAARQLDGGNLVTGFVALVGSLVNSRRDLEVLRRCGIMHCMLADDDAVAYFNHVVQYTTMDYDRHLLACLFRDVREHCHWNR from the coding sequence ATGGAGCGCGAGAGAGACCACGGCGCGGCAGCTGCGAGCGAGGAGAACGGTTTCTCCTACCACGACGACGCGCAGGTGGAGGCTATGCAGCAGCGCGTGGACGCGGCGCCGCCCTTGGGCGACGACCCCTACACCATCTTCCGCCTCCCGACGGCCGTGCGCGAGCGGCACCGCGACCTGTACGAGCCCAAGGTCGTGTCCGTGGGGCCCTACTACCACGGCCGCGCCGGCCTCGGCGCCGCGCAGCAGCACAAGTGGCGCCTCCTCCGCGACTTCCTGTCGCGGGGAAAGaaggacgccggcggcctcggAGCCTacgtgcgcgccgcgcgcgaggtcgaggccgaCGCGCGCCGGTGCTACGCGGAGGGGTTCGGCCTGGGCGCCGACGAGTTCGCGGAGCTGCTGGTGCTGGACGGCTGCTTCCTGCTAGAGTTCTTCCTCAAGAAGAGCGAGGGGCAGCTCGCCGCGCCCGGGGGCGCCAAGTGGGCGTGGCACCACATGTACCACGACGTCCTCCTGCTGGAGAACCAGATACCCTTCTTCGTCATCGAGAAGCTGCACGGTGTCGCCTtcgccggcgaggaaggcgcCGAGCGCGACGCGCTGCTGGACATCTTCTGCAAGGCATTCGCCGGCGACCTGCCGTCGAGCCGCACCATCCGCCCGCCCAGCGACAAGACCATCCACCACCTGCTGCACCTGCACTACGAGTGCAACGTCCGCAACCCAGCCGCAGACAACGACAAGGGCCGCAACACGATTGGGGACGCCAACAACGGCGCGTCTCTGGCCATCTGGAAGCAGCCGGCGATCCCGTcgccgcgctccggcgagggTGCCGGCAGGAAAGGTCGCCTGACGTCGATGATCCCGCCGGCGGCAAAGATGGAGGAGGCCAGCGTGACGTTCAAGCGGAAGGCGACCCCGCGGGACGTGTTCGACGCGAGCTTCCGGTACGGCGTGCTGCACATGCCGGCGTTCGTGATTGACGAGGGCGCCAAGGTGCTGCTCGCGAACCTGGTGGCGTTCGAGCAGGGaggcggccgcgcggcgcggcagctGGACGGGGGCAACCTGGTGACGGGGTTCGTGGCGCTGGTCGGCTCGCTGGTGAACTCGCGGAGGGACCTGGAGGTGCTCCGCCGGTGCGGGATCATGCACTGCATGCtggccgacgacgacgccgtgGCCTACTTCAACCACGTGGTGCAGTACACGACAATGGACTACGACCGCCACCTGCTCGCCTGCCTGTTCCGGGACGTCAGGGAGCACTGCCACTGGAACAGATGA